The Clostridium botulinum BKT015925 genome includes the window TTTGTATCTAAATTCTTATTCATATTTACCCTCCTAAAGTTTTTGTATTAATTTATATATTTTAATTATTTATTAAACTAATTCCCACTTACCAACCTCTAAATAATCTTCAATATCCCAACCTTCATACCAAACTAGATACTTTTTAAACTTAACTATTCCCTCTTTAACTCTTAATGTATTAGTATTAAATGTATCATCAAATACTTCACTATTATTAAGATGATAGACACTTGCTACTTCATATCCTAAAATCTCATCTTTACATTCTTCTATTACTTCTAAGCTATCTGTATATGTAATAATATTATGTAATTTCCCTTTCTTATCCTTATACTTCCCCTGAATTATTAGATAAATTGTGTTGATTTCCATAATTAAAACCTCCTATTTATTTTTGGATTTGTTGGTTTCATTTACCTTATAAATATAATTATATACGTTTTTCGTATAAAGTCAATACTATTTTTATATATTTTATACTATTTTCGTATAAGTTTATCCATAAGTTGAATACTATATACTAACGTAGTATAATTATAGATATAGTATTTATAAGGAGGGTTAACTATATATGATTAAAATGAAACTTCATATAAAATTAGCTGAAAATAGACTTACTCAATCTGAGCTATCTAAAATTACAGGCATAAGACAGCCTACAATTTCTGCATATTGTAATGATTCTTTTGTTTCTATTAAAAAAGACCATCTTAACATTCTATGCAAATTCTTTAATTGTAAAATAAATGACTTAATAGAATATGAAGACAATCTTAAATAAATCCTTTAGTCTACTGCCTATTTTTACGCATAACAAAAAGAACTACCTTACTATGAAATAGTTCTTTATATATATTCATATTTAATTATTAATCTGACACTCCCAAGACTAAAGTCTTGGGTTCTTAGATACATTAACTTCTTTTATACTCTCATTTATTTAAACTACAAATAAATTACAACATATAAATACTAGTTATTTTCTCTAAGACTTTCACTAACTATCACTCTAATAAATGATTAACATTAGTATAAGGCTCATGTCTAAACCTATATAGATTTTATATCCCATACTAGATATTAATGATATTGCTTTGTATACGTCAACACCTAAATGAGTTAGCTTTCTTTTGCGATTGGTTGTAAATAATTATCTTTTAATATATTAACTAAATCATTGTCTATTATGTCAAATATTAATGATAATAATTCTTCATTTTTAGATATTCCTTTTATCATTTTTACTTTTTCCTTAATATTAATATCAATATACTCTAATATATTGTTGATTTCTTGTTTCATTTCTTTATTATGTTCATCGTTAAAATATTTTTGTAATTCATAAGTCAAAGCAATTTTATAATCCAGTTTTTTTTCGTCTTGTTCATCAATATGAGCGTTTATTTTCTTTGAATTTATCTCTATGGCATCTATTTTATTTCCATCAACTGAAATAATCATATCTAAATTTACATATGAATCATGCTTTAAAAATGAAGAATATTTGCTCACTTCTAATTTTAAGTAATTTTCAGGTATTTTGTTTGACTTCTTTAAATTTTCTAATGATGTTATAGGTGCTATTAATAAAGTTCTATATGGAGTTTCTCTTGAGTGAAGTACAACCGCCATATGTTCTCCAAACAATACCTTGGTTTTATTTTTAGTTTTTGTGGGAAAGCTATAGTAAACTATTTGTCCTTTTTTAAATCTCATTATATGTGTCCTTTCTATAAAAGTTTTATTTTTGATTTTTACATCTTTTAAGATATTCTTTCAATGTTGCATTATTGATTTGTTCTACTACATTTTCAAAAAACATTCTTCCTTCTTCATATTCCTCATTAGTAAGCATAGGTTCTTTTATTTTTGCTTGAAGAAATGAATCTGAACGTTTATTCTTCTCTCTTATCATCATTAATGCATTCATATGTAACCCTCCTAATGAACATTTGTCATTGGAATCACCATTATAGGTATATTTCAATTTATTTTTTATTCTATAAACTTTCCCTTTAGTATAACCTGTCCAACGCTGTATCTTCATATTAACACCCCTTGCCCAACTTTTCAATAAGATTTTGGTAAAATATATGATATTGTGTTATATTTTCCTATTTAAATACAACTTACTAAGATTCTAGATCACATTTGTAAATTATTTACATATTTACATATTACCATAAATTGATTGGAGGTCATAATGTTATTTTTACGTATAACAAAAATAACTACTTAATTAAAAGTAGTTATTTCCTTTGTATATTATTAATAAGATTAATTACAATATTATAGTAGTTTAATTTTTATTATCGATTTTATCAATTATTAGTGCGACTGAGCCTATAATAACAAATATAAGTGCAAGTATAAAATAACAATTCGCATAATTAGAATTTATAATATAATTATACGCATCTCCTCCAACATAAGCATTCACTGAATCTCTTGAATAGCTACTCGTATTATTGTTATAACAAAACATCTTATAAAAACCAGTTCCTAAAAAAAGTATACATATAAAATATGATATATATGCTATTATTTTCTCTTTACTTTGTTTATTGTCCATAACCTAATTTCCACCACCTTCTCTAAAAACACTTATTATCTTCTCATCTAAATCTTTTAATATTGTTGATGGATAATTACATTTCTTTTCATCTGTAACATTAGATATTTCATCAATTTGTTTTTGCATGCTTTCCAATATCTCTTTGAATTCATTACTGTATTTATCCTTTATATCCACTTCCGTTTCAATGTCACATCCGCTTTTTATCATATTAGCTTGATGTAAAAGAACATCCCTATTAAATTTACTAATTTTATAGCTATATTGAATTGTTTTCACTTCTAAATTCATTAATGAATCAATTAATTTCTTTTCTTCGTCATTTAAATCCTTATACTTTTTATTAATATCTGTATAAAAATTAGAAATTTTATTATTATCATAATCACTCATAATATTTGATAGTTCAAGTGTAGTATTATAATTACAAGTTTTTAATTCAGGATTTAATGTACTTATGTATTTGCATAAATAATTATAGTTTTCTGCACTTTGTTCGTATACTTCTTTTCTTATATTTCCTTTACCACACCCTATAAGTATACAAACCAATATCATAAAAACTATAGTAAGCAATATATTTTTTTCTTCAAAATTTTATCACCTTTCTGTAATGTAACTCCATATGTTGCAATTAATCTCATAAATTATTATACACTTTTGTATATATTTTTTCAATATTTGTCTGTATTTTACAACTTCAATCATATATCAATTATTTTATAACAAATAAAAATTTTAATATAATTAATATTAGAAATCCATTAAAATATTTTTATAAAATTTTAATTGCTTTTTTATTATAATTTGTTCTTGATTACGTGTAATCACTAATCATATTTTTATACATAATAAAAATAACTACTTAATCAAAAGTAGTTATATCAACATTATTTACTTTTATTTCATTTTTAATTTCTTCTAATATTTCTAGACATGTTTTATATAAGAAAAGCTTATGAGGCTCTCTTTTAAATGCTTTAAGATATGGAAGTAATATCCCAACAGAACATGCATTACAAAATATAACTGTTCCCCAAAAGCTTTTAAAATTTGCTACAGCATTTATAATACCGGATGCTAAAATAGATATACTAATCATAGCTATACTCATAACTTCATTTCTTATCGTACTTTCCATATTAGATATTAATAAATTCACTCTTAATCTTTCTACATTAATATTTATTTTTTTATCTTTTATCTTTTCTATATAATCATTTTTTATTTTATCTCTTAATCCTTCATAATATTGATATTGTTTATTATTATTTATATGTTCACTAAATTCTTTATAATATATATCAAGATCATATTTTGCTGTTTTGTGATTTTTCATATGAATCCCTCCTACCTTTTTATCGATAAGAGATTTTCATTCTTTAACCATCTATAACACAACATATTTATAAAAAAATAAGCTAAAACAATATTAGCCTATCTCTTTTATAAATTGTCAATTATTATCTTAAACTCTACATCTAATTTTTCTATAAACTCCATAAGCAAATTAAATGCTTCTGGCTTAATTTGACCAATTACCATATAGTCAAGTTTATCTTTATTAAAATAATATAATTGTTCTGCTTTTATATACCCATCCTTACCATTGTCAGGATCAGTAACTGTGTCATTGTGTGTTATAGGAAAATTTCCTGCGTATTGTAATTTCTTTTCTTGTTGCTTTTTATTTTTAAAAGATGACATTACATTACAAATAATATTATAATCTAAACCCTGTATTTTACCCGATTCATCACTTAAAACAACAAAAGAATGTTGATCTAACTTTTTTTCGTTATCCACATAATTTTTTATTAATATAATATCCCCAACTTTACACATTTGTTATCCTCACATCTTTTATTTATCGTTATAATCTAACAAAACCTTTTTCTTTCCTGATAAAACTTCTTCACTCCAATTAATGGGTGCAACATCTTTTAAAGAATCTTGTGTAGAAACTATAGTAGTTTTTTTATTTTGTAAGATATTTAAATTAAATGATTTCAATTTATTCATATTAACACCCCCATTACTTTTCAACTTGTTCCGATTTATTTTTATATATTTGCAACTTGTCCAACGTTGTATTTTCATATTACCACTCCTTGTCCCGTTTTTCAATAAAATTTTGGTAAATTATATGATATTATGTTATATTTTTCTATTTGAATACAATTTACTAAGATTCTAGATTGCATTTGTATATTATTTACTTATTCATATTTTACCATAAATTGGATATTGGTCACAATGTTATTTTTACGTATAATAAAAATAACTACTTAATCAAAAGTAGTCATTTTTGTCTAACTTGTTAAATTGGGGTAATCTAGAAAGTCTAGTAAACTTTCATTTTCTAGTTTATCATTTTCTAACTCACTAATAAACTCCATAGCATCTTTAATCTTAAACAATTTATATGATGATTTTCTTAAAATTTCGTATATTGTCTTAAATTTATCATCTTCTATATCTGTATCATATATAAATATAGTTTTATAATTTTTTTCTTCCATTTCAGCTGCTGTAAATGCCCAAGCTTTTACGGAAGTTATTATCTTAGATAAATTTTTATTAGCAAATGTAAATATTTTAAATGCATATTCATTAATAAAATAATCATAATTAACCGGTTCCGAATATTCACCTTTAGTTTTACCTTTATAAAATTTAATATTATTACTTTTCATAAAATGTTTAAAATAATTTACTTGCTGAGATGTATTTGGTCTATCTTTCTTATTATAATCATATCTTAAAAACATTTTTTTTGTTTTTTCTACGAAAGACTTCATGTTATCTGTGTTACTTGTATATATTTTAGAAAATCTTAGTTCATTAATAAATGTATCAGTATAATTATAAATATTAAATGATTTTTCCCTTGACCAAAATGTATTCTGTATTTCACATTGCATTCCTTTTAATAATAGTTTTAGAATATCAATATTTACCTCATCATCAAAACTCTGAACTCTTTGCCATTTAGTCGTAATTTCAAAATTTCTTTCATCTGTTTTTTCATTATAAAAAAGTATAGCTACATTTATAGATTCATCCGTAATAAAAGATGGATGATAACTTAGTACAGAAAAATATATTTTCAAACTACTCACCTCCTGACATAACTATATTCTTAGCTATTTGTTCTATAATATTATTCATATTTTGTAATCTATATAATATATATTCCTTTAACTTTTTCAAATCATTTTTATCTGTTATCCATACTTGTGGTAAATCTTTTATTATATCTTCTAGTATATCATTATTTAATAAACTTTTGAATATTTCATATGCACTTATTAATTTTTCTTTAGTTATGATTTGTGCATCTATAAACGGTTTATATATACAATATGTTTCTGTAATTAAAATCTTGTTATCTTTATAATCTTCTTGTTGCATTAATAAATCTAATTCTCTTTCATTCCACCTATTTTGTAGATTAAATACATGTGAATGATCTATTATGTACATTTTAGATTCATTCTTGGAGAAATTTAATAATAAATTTCCGTTGTGTCTATCCTCATTATAAATAAGATAATCAAATAATAAAATTTTATTCATATCTTCTTTATTTTTAATTGCTTTTACTAATTCAGTGTCACATATAAACTTAGTAACCTTAGATAATCTCTTACTATAAAATCCTATTCCACAAATATCATCATCATACTGTAATTGCGACTTTAACTCTTCACTTAGTTCTGTATTTTTTGTTATATTACAAATTCCACCATCAGGAATAGGTAGTTTTAATAGCATTGCTATCTTAAGACATATATATTCATTTATAAGTATCTTATATCCCCATCTATTTTTAAATGTTTTAATTATAACATTTTCACCATCTATTATACCTTCAACTGGTTCCGTCGCTCCATATGGTAATTTGCGTAATATCTTATTTACATCTCGAATCATATATAATTCTCCCTTATGGAATAATTTATTACAAAAATTTATATCTAATACTCTATTAAAGTTAAATAATTTCATAAATATGGCTTAGATATTTTTATTAATTGTATAATATTTTCTATAATTAGACAACCTTTTCACCCAATAATTTAATAACCTTTTACTATTTATTAAATAAAATAAGTTGATTTTATAAATAAATTATCCAACAGGACCTTATCATTAGTAATTATATAATTCACTGCAAAGTCTATATTTTAAATGAATATATTGTAAATAAGTCCTTAATATGCTATTATTAATTTACATAATATTACCTATAAGGGGGCATAAAATTATGCTTAAGAAAAAACTCGTATTATCATTAATAACTGCTGGTTGCTTATCATTTATACCAACTATAGCAAATGCTCAAGTAAATGGTTATCTAATAAAAGATAAATCTACTAATGTAGTTTATAAATATAATCTAAATG containing:
- a CDS encoding HipA family kinase translates to MIRDVNKILRKLPYGATEPVEGIIDGENVIIKTFKNRWGYKILINEYICLKIAMLLKLPIPDGGICNITKNTELSEELKSQLQYDDDICGIGFYSKRLSKVTKFICDTELVKAIKNKEDMNKILLFDYLIYNEDRHNGNLLLNFSKNESKMYIIDHSHVFNLQNRWNERELDLLMQQEDYKDNKILITETYCIYKPFIDAQIITKEKLISAYEIFKSLLNNDILEDIIKDLPQVWITDKNDLKKLKEYILYRLQNMNNIIEQIAKNIVMSGGE
- a CDS encoding type II toxin-antitoxin system PemK/MazF family toxin, coding for MCKVGDIILIKNYVDNEKKLDQHSFVVLSDESGKIQGLDYNIICNVMSSFKNKKQQEKKLQYAGNFPITHNDTVTDPDNGKDGYIKAEQLYYFNKDKLDYMVIGQIKPEAFNLLMEFIEKLDVEFKIIIDNL
- a CDS encoding DUF3037 domain-containing protein, which encodes MKIYFSVLSYHPSFITDESINVAILFYNEKTDERNFEITTKWQRVQSFDDEVNIDILKLLLKGMQCEIQNTFWSREKSFNIYNYTDTFINELRFSKIYTSNTDNMKSFVEKTKKMFLRYDYNKKDRPNTSQQVNYFKHFMKSNNIKFYKGKTKGEYSEPVNYDYFINEYAFKIFTFANKNLSKIITSVKAWAFTAAEMEEKNYKTIFIYDTDIEDDKFKTIYEILRKSSYKLFKIKDAMEFISELENDKLENESLLDFLDYPNLTS
- a CDS encoding type II toxin-antitoxin system PemK/MazF family toxin, encoding MRFKKGQIVYYSFPTKTKNKTKVLFGEHMAVVLHSRETPYRTLLIAPITSLENLKKSNKIPENYLKLEVSKYSSFLKHDSYVNLDMIISVDGNKIDAIEINSKKINAHIDEQDEKKLDYKIALTYELQKYFNDEHNKEMKQEINNILEYIDINIKEKVKMIKGISKNEELLSLIFDIIDNDLVNILKDNYLQPIAKES
- a CDS encoding helix-turn-helix domain-containing protein; amino-acid sequence: MIKMKLHIKLAENRLTQSELSKITGIRQPTISAYCNDSFVSIKKDHLNILCKFFNCKINDLIEYEDNLK